Proteins from one Streptosporangium becharense genomic window:
- a CDS encoding response regulator, whose translation MIRLVIADDQAMIRAGLRMVVETAPGIEVVGEAADGEEALAVTRRLRPDVLLMDIAMPHLGGLDAARRLLADPHPPKIIMLTTFDTDDNLRASLRAGVNGFLLKTSPPEQLIEAVRVVASGDALIDPAATTRVIASFAALHEPAAPPELAALTQRELAVLRLLARGLSNLEISGELEIGEATVRTHVARVLRKLDLRDRTQAVVFAYEAGIVRAGQRDRRRERPC comes from the coding sequence ATGATCAGACTGGTCATCGCGGACGACCAGGCCATGATTCGCGCCGGGTTACGGATGGTCGTGGAGACCGCACCCGGCATCGAGGTCGTCGGGGAGGCCGCCGACGGGGAGGAAGCCCTGGCCGTCACCCGGCGGCTGCGTCCGGACGTGCTGCTGATGGACATCGCGATGCCCCATCTGGGCGGGCTGGACGCCGCCCGGCGGCTGCTCGCGGACCCGCACCCACCGAAGATCATCATGCTCACCACCTTCGACACCGACGACAACCTGCGCGCCTCACTGCGCGCGGGAGTGAACGGCTTCCTGCTGAAGACCTCACCGCCGGAGCAACTGATCGAGGCGGTACGGGTGGTGGCCTCGGGTGACGCGCTCATCGACCCGGCGGCCACCACCCGGGTGATCGCCTCGTTCGCCGCCCTGCACGAGCCGGCCGCCCCGCCCGAGCTGGCCGCGCTCACCCAGCGGGAACTGGCCGTGCTGCGCCTGCTGGCCCGCGGCCTGTCCAACCTGGAGATCTCCGGGGAGCTGGAGATCGGTGAGGCCACCGTCAGGACCCACGTCGCCCGGGTCCTGCGGAAACTCGACCTCCGGGACCGAACTCAGGCCGTCGTGTTCGCCTACGAGGCCGGGATCGTCCGGGCCGGGCAGCGTGACCGGCGGCGCGAACGGCCGTGCTGA